In a genomic window of Myxococcales bacterium:
- a CDS encoding integration host factor subunit beta, whose amino-acid sequence MTKSELIEKISEGLKLPAGKAEAIVNCVFDSMVKALERGEGIEIRGFGSFTVREYKAYEGRNPRTGETVHVAPKRLPFFKVGKDLREKVNAGVGTPLPVDTSPDHDDDLADDPELDGDGDDDNDDAA is encoded by the coding sequence GTGACCAAGTCAGAACTCATCGAGAAGATCTCCGAAGGCCTCAAGCTTCCCGCTGGCAAAGCGGAGGCGATCGTCAACTGCGTCTTCGACTCCATGGTCAAGGCCCTGGAACGCGGCGAAGGTATTGAGATCCGTGGCTTTGGCAGCTTCACCGTGCGCGAGTACAAGGCCTACGAGGGCCGCAACCCGCGCACCGGCGAGACCGTCCACGTCGCCCCGAAGCGGCTGCCGTTCTTCAAGGTCGGCAAGGACCTGCGGGAGAAGGTGAACGCGGGCGTGGGCACGCCGCTGCCGGTCGACACCAGCCCCGATCACGACGACGATCTCGCCGACGATCCCGAGCTCGACGGGGACGGCGACGACGACAACGACGACGCGGCGTAG
- a CDS encoding HEAT repeat domain-containing protein, translating into MGGHHFRRPYGARWIVAALALVMALAATPTVHADEAERIAQLTATLGNGHSERERIAAITALARLGSKTALRPLVTALRDSSPSVRGIAAAGLGKLGHRAALPALRQAQGDGDAVVKKRAAEAIGQICVANNLPVEAAPGAPAVAKTRPGFGNQPRAVAPRPDLYVVIKSSSDDSPGKHDKKARKVHADALREAMTTELASANLVTLTASDAKKFGLDPRQLDLSIVGLEFRQDGAFVEVEAQVRLAISNDNGKMLSFVSGGAKVQVPRRGYDATYLPQLRRDAVENAVRGLFSKVIDQLRRSLTS; encoded by the coding sequence ATGGGGGGCCATCACTTTCGTCGTCCATACGGCGCGCGCTGGATCGTCGCCGCGCTCGCGCTGGTGATGGCGCTCGCCGCGACGCCGACGGTCCACGCCGACGAGGCCGAGCGGATCGCGCAGCTGACGGCGACGCTCGGCAACGGCCACAGCGAGCGCGAGCGCATCGCCGCGATCACCGCGCTGGCGCGCCTCGGCAGCAAGACCGCGCTGCGGCCGCTCGTCACCGCGCTCCGCGACAGCAGCCCCTCGGTGCGCGGCATCGCGGCGGCCGGGCTCGGCAAGCTGGGCCATCGCGCGGCGCTGCCGGCGCTGCGCCAGGCGCAGGGCGACGGCGACGCGGTCGTCAAGAAGCGCGCCGCCGAGGCGATCGGCCAGATCTGCGTCGCGAACAACCTGCCGGTCGAGGCCGCCCCGGGCGCGCCCGCGGTGGCCAAGACCCGCCCCGGCTTCGGCAACCAGCCGCGCGCGGTCGCGCCGCGCCCGGATCTCTACGTCGTCATCAAGTCGTCGTCCGACGACTCGCCCGGCAAGCACGACAAGAAGGCGCGCAAGGTCCACGCCGACGCGCTGCGCGAGGCCATGACCACCGAGCTGGCCAGCGCCAACCTCGTCACCTTGACCGCGAGCGACGCCAAGAAGTTCGGCCTCGATCCGCGCCAGCTCGACCTCAGCATCGTCGGCCTCGAGTTCCGCCAGGACGGCGCGTTCGTCGAGGTCGAGGCCCAGGTGCGGCTCGCGATCTCGAACGACAACGGCAAGATGCTGTCGTTCGTGTCCGGCGGCGCCAAGGTCCAGGTGCCGCGCCGCGGCTACGACGCGACGTACCTGCCGCAGCTCCGGCGCGACGCGGTCGAGAACGCGGTCCGCGGCCTGTTCAGCAAGGTCATCGATCAGCTCCGTCGGTCGCTGACGTCGTGA
- a CDS encoding clan AA aspartic protease, whose amino-acid sequence MGACFAHPGVAATGTCDDCKTPICMRCTKGTLDGFMCPPCAHKRYGRRKLITGLKVAGVAALVVALAVGGLVIVGKGSQRTKPPVPKLRDPDPAIAALLDDRDLAPCDRKLIRTLVDALGKLDRYADVVEHAGAFFAKCGPFPRLEWSVVYALQQLGRYAEAVKHETVIIEDNPFDSDFWWWRGEDRARSNQPDLALADYRQSFANSNGARAGRFPASRVLDVAGPAGRPCEGAWAMRFFTETLGGDISDDLRRQADGLAQAAQCETVDGAGQVTLRPAATDATVRAEVTIGGVAGTFVVDPRCGTTVLTRDYATRAQVVAGGPTIQTVANNVLRSGALGAAALQVGDARASAVEVVVVDGLPPGVDGYLGLSFLWKFAEIDLTDGVRVTAAAP is encoded by the coding sequence ATGGGGGCTTGCTTCGCTCATCCGGGGGTCGCGGCGACGGGTACGTGCGACGACTGCAAGACGCCGATCTGCATGCGCTGCACCAAGGGCACGCTCGACGGGTTCATGTGCCCGCCGTGCGCGCACAAGCGCTACGGGCGCCGCAAGCTCATCACCGGCCTCAAGGTCGCCGGCGTCGCCGCGCTGGTGGTGGCGCTGGCGGTCGGCGGCCTGGTGATCGTCGGCAAGGGCAGCCAGCGGACCAAGCCGCCGGTGCCGAAGCTACGCGACCCCGATCCGGCGATCGCGGCGTTGCTCGATGACCGTGATCTGGCGCCGTGCGATCGCAAGCTGATCCGCACGCTGGTCGACGCGCTCGGCAAGCTCGATCGCTACGCCGATGTGGTCGAGCACGCCGGCGCGTTCTTCGCCAAGTGCGGCCCGTTCCCGCGCCTCGAGTGGTCGGTGGTGTACGCGCTGCAGCAGCTCGGGCGCTACGCCGAGGCGGTCAAGCACGAGACCGTGATCATCGAGGACAACCCGTTCGACAGCGACTTCTGGTGGTGGCGCGGCGAGGACCGCGCGCGCTCGAACCAGCCCGACCTGGCGCTGGCCGACTACCGCCAGTCGTTCGCCAACAGCAACGGCGCCCGGGCCGGTCGGTTCCCCGCGTCCCGGGTGCTGGACGTGGCCGGCCCGGCCGGGCGTCCGTGCGAGGGCGCGTGGGCGATGCGGTTCTTCACCGAGACCCTCGGCGGCGACATCTCCGACGACCTGCGGCGCCAGGCCGACGGGCTGGCCCAGGCGGCGCAGTGCGAGACGGTCGACGGCGCGGGCCAGGTGACGCTGCGGCCGGCCGCGACCGACGCCACCGTCCGAGCCGAGGTGACGATCGGCGGCGTCGCCGGCACGTTCGTCGTCGACCCGCGCTGCGGCACCACGGTGCTGACGCGCGACTACGCCACCCGGGCCCAGGTGGTCGCGGGTGGCCCGACGATCCAGACCGTCGCCAACAACGTGCTCCGCAGCGGCGCGCTGGGCGCGGCCGCGCTGCAGGTCGGCGACGCGCGGGCCAGCGCGGTCGAGGTGGTCGTGGTCGACGGCCTGCCGCCCGGGGTCGACGGCTACCTGGGCCTGTCATTCCTGTGGAAGTTTGCGGAGATCGACCTGACGGACGGGGTGCGCGTGACGGCCGCGGCTCCGTGA
- a CDS encoding SRPBCC family protein, which yields MKQLTPTDLAFFDAAPMQVRVTGTVAASPDAVFAAFADAGGWPRWFPLMHTAAWTRGAGGVDAERAVALRLLGRFEERMIAWEPGARFAFTMIGTSSPLVAQMAEDYRLTAVDGGTRIDWVMAARPSTLGKVGRPALAVISRRLFRGAVPRLDRHLRR from the coding sequence ATGAAGCAGCTGACGCCGACGGATCTGGCGTTCTTCGACGCGGCGCCGATGCAGGTGCGGGTGACCGGCACCGTCGCCGCCAGCCCCGACGCGGTCTTCGCCGCGTTCGCCGACGCCGGCGGCTGGCCGCGCTGGTTCCCGCTGATGCACACGGCGGCGTGGACCCGCGGCGCCGGCGGCGTCGACGCCGAGCGCGCGGTGGCGCTGCGGCTGCTCGGTCGGTTCGAGGAGCGCATGATCGCGTGGGAGCCGGGGGCGCGGTTCGCGTTCACGATGATCGGCACGTCGTCGCCGCTGGTGGCCCAGATGGCCGAGGACTACCGGCTGACCGCGGTCGACGGCGGCACGCGCATCGACTGGGTCATGGCGGCGCGCCCGTCGACCCTGGGCAAGGTCGGCCGCCCGGCGCTCGCGGTGATCAGCCGGCGGCTGTTCCGGGGCGCGGTGCCGCGGCTCGATCGCCACCTGCGCCGCTGA
- a CDS encoding FAD-dependent monooxygenase: MGAALDVAVIGAGTAGSAAAMFLARAGHRVTVYERVAEPGPVGAGISLQPTGQAVLARLGLLAPILERAARIDRLHVMRHAGKTLVDLRYADVDRRWFGLGLHRGTLFVTLFEAVRREPGVTLHLGAEINSVTRTPDAITVHGPDGPRGEHELVVVADGAVSELHASAGVPVRTGTFGFGALWFVAEDPDQAFRDVLYQVVRGARRMYGVLPTGRGPTDARPVVSLYWSLALGDHARWQADGLDAWKREVLSFDPRVGPVLDQITAPEQVLLARYRDVRMARWHGDRIVFLGDAAHATSPQLGNGANLALVDAMVLADTLAETPALAAALPAYSRARRRHVGHYQRMSRLLTPLFQSNSRALGWLRDAFMPLADRIGPSHRLMVKTMAGHERGLVGRAPLALPPPS; this comes from the coding sequence ATGGGGGCCGCGCTCGACGTCGCCGTGATCGGGGCTGGCACCGCCGGCAGCGCGGCCGCCATGTTCCTGGCCCGCGCCGGCCACCGCGTGACCGTCTACGAGCGCGTCGCCGAGCCCGGCCCCGTCGGCGCCGGCATCAGCTTGCAGCCGACCGGCCAGGCGGTGCTGGCGCGGCTGGGCCTGCTCGCGCCGATCCTCGAGCGGGCCGCGCGCATCGATCGGCTCCACGTCATGCGCCACGCCGGCAAGACCCTGGTCGACCTGCGCTACGCCGACGTCGATCGCCGCTGGTTCGGGCTGGGCCTGCACCGCGGCACGCTGTTCGTGACGCTGTTCGAGGCGGTCCGGCGCGAGCCCGGCGTGACGCTGCACCTCGGCGCCGAGATCAACAGCGTCACGCGCACGCCCGACGCGATCACCGTCCACGGCCCCGACGGCCCGCGCGGCGAGCACGAGCTGGTGGTCGTCGCCGACGGCGCGGTGTCCGAGCTGCACGCGTCAGCCGGCGTGCCGGTGCGGACCGGCACCTTCGGGTTCGGCGCGCTGTGGTTCGTCGCCGAGGATCCCGACCAGGCGTTCCGCGACGTGCTCTACCAGGTGGTGCGCGGCGCCCGCCGGATGTACGGGGTCCTGCCGACCGGCCGCGGCCCGACCGACGCGCGGCCGGTGGTCAGCTTGTACTGGAGCCTCGCCCTGGGCGATCACGCCCGCTGGCAGGCCGACGGGCTCGACGCGTGGAAGCGCGAGGTCCTGTCGTTCGACCCGCGCGTCGGCCCGGTGCTCGATCAGATCACCGCGCCCGAGCAGGTGCTCCTGGCCCGCTACCGCGACGTGCGCATGGCGCGCTGGCACGGCGACCGGATCGTCTTCCTCGGCGACGCCGCCCACGCCACCAGCCCGCAGCTCGGCAACGGCGCCAACCTGGCGCTGGTCGACGCCATGGTCCTGGCCGACACCCTGGCGGAGACGCCAGCGCTCGCCGCGGCGCTGCCGGCCTACTCGCGCGCGCGCCGACGGCACGTCGGGCACTACCAGCGCATGTCGCGCCTGCTGACGCCGCTGTTCCAGTCGAACTCGCGCGCGCTCGGCTGGCTGCGCGACGCGTTCATGCCGCTGGCCGACCGCATCGGCCCGAGCCATCGCCTGATGGTCAAGACCATGGCCGGCCACGAGCGCGGGCTCGTCGGGCGCGCGCCGCTGGCGCTGCCGCCGCCGTCGTAG
- a CDS encoding potassium transporter Kup encodes MSTPTPSRATTTHPHPTSRRALAAASLGALGVVYGDIGTSPLYAVKECLAWPHSPHALPPTPDTVLGVMSLVFWALMLVVVMKYLVFVLRADNKGEGGILALAALLEGDDHKRTRLAVSLLAALFGAGLLFGDGVITPAISVLGAMEGLSEQNGDLAHLVVPITIAILVALFLVQRYGTGRIGKVFGWVMLAWFVSIGVAGARSVATAPEVLRAIDPRYGLALLTTHGWHGFLLLGSVFLVVTGGEALYADMGHFGRTPIRRAWYGVVLPGLLLNYFGQGALFLTRPIGSITNPFYELVEGPLAVPMLVLATMAAVIASQALISGVFSLTRQAMQLGFWPRLTVVHTSATAEGQIYVPEMNYLLMIGCVVLVLQFRTSSALAAAYGIAVTGTMAITSLLFYQVARRRWAWPVGKAGALLVVFLVFDLAFLVACSSKVLDGGWFPLAVGVAVFAVMTTWWRGRVELAKVMASGSVPTELFLADLEANPLPRVEGTAVFMTSGTDAVPNVVLHHVKHNRVLHDEVVLCSVVTEPVPWVSTRKPPEVIALGQGLYRVVARVGFMQSPDVPEVIARCVKTGAIAGRPMTTTYFLGRQTLLVTGRSPMARWRKLLFAFLARNSRSPTAFFNLPPNRVVELGLQVEI; translated from the coding sequence ATGAGCACCCCGACACCGTCGCGCGCGACCACGACTCACCCGCACCCCACCTCGCGGCGCGCGCTCGCCGCCGCCTCGCTCGGCGCGCTGGGCGTGGTCTACGGCGACATCGGCACGTCGCCGCTGTACGCGGTCAAGGAGTGCCTGGCGTGGCCGCACTCGCCGCACGCGCTGCCGCCGACCCCCGACACCGTGCTCGGCGTGATGTCGCTGGTGTTCTGGGCGCTGATGCTGGTGGTGGTGATGAAGTACCTGGTGTTCGTGCTGCGCGCCGACAACAAGGGCGAGGGCGGCATCCTGGCGCTCGCGGCGCTGCTCGAGGGTGACGACCACAAGCGCACGCGGCTGGCGGTGTCGCTCCTGGCGGCGCTGTTCGGCGCCGGGCTCCTGTTCGGCGATGGCGTCATCACGCCGGCGATCTCGGTGCTGGGCGCGATGGAGGGCCTGTCGGAGCAGAACGGCGACCTCGCGCACCTGGTCGTGCCGATCACGATCGCGATCCTGGTCGCGCTGTTCCTCGTGCAGCGCTACGGCACCGGGCGGATCGGCAAGGTGTTCGGCTGGGTCATGCTGGCGTGGTTCGTGTCGATCGGCGTGGCCGGCGCCCGCTCGGTCGCGACCGCGCCCGAGGTGCTGCGCGCGATCGATCCGCGCTACGGGCTGGCGCTCTTGACCACCCACGGCTGGCACGGCTTCTTGCTGCTCGGCTCGGTGTTCCTGGTCGTCACCGGCGGCGAGGCGCTGTACGCCGACATGGGTCACTTCGGGCGCACGCCGATCCGCCGGGCCTGGTACGGGGTCGTGCTGCCGGGGCTCTTGCTCAACTACTTCGGCCAGGGCGCGCTGTTCCTGACGCGCCCCATCGGATCGATCACCAACCCGTTCTACGAGCTGGTCGAGGGGCCGCTGGCGGTGCCGATGCTGGTGCTCGCGACGATGGCCGCGGTGATCGCGTCGCAGGCGCTGATCTCGGGCGTGTTCTCGCTGACCCGTCAGGCGATGCAGCTCGGGTTCTGGCCGCGCTTGACCGTGGTCCACACCTCGGCCACGGCCGAGGGCCAGATCTATGTGCCCGAGATGAACTACCTGCTCATGATCGGGTGCGTCGTGCTGGTGCTGCAGTTCCGCACCAGCTCGGCGCTCGCGGCCGCCTACGGCATCGCGGTCACCGGGACGATGGCGATCACCTCGCTCCTGTTCTACCAGGTGGCGCGGCGGCGCTGGGCCTGGCCGGTCGGCAAGGCCGGGGCGCTGCTGGTGGTGTTCCTGGTGTTCGACCTGGCGTTCCTGGTGGCGTGCAGCTCGAAGGTGCTCGACGGCGGCTGGTTCCCGCTGGCGGTCGGGGTGGCGGTGTTCGCGGTCATGACGACCTGGTGGCGCGGGCGGGTCGAGCTGGCCAAGGTGATGGCGTCGGGCTCGGTGCCGACCGAGCTGTTCCTGGCGGACCTCGAGGCCAACCCGCTGCCGCGGGTCGAGGGGACCGCGGTGTTCATGACCTCGGGCACGGACGCGGTGCCCAACGTCGTGCTCCACCACGTCAAGCACAACCGCGTGCTGCACGACGAGGTCGTGCTGTGCTCGGTCGTGACCGAGCCGGTGCCGTGGGTGTCGACCCGCAAGCCGCCCGAGGTGATCGCGCTGGGCCAGGGGCTCTACCGGGTGGTCGCGCGGGTCGGGTTCATGCAGTCGCCGGACGTGCCCGAGGTGATCGCCCGCTGCGTCAAGACCGGCGCCATCGCGGGCCGCCCGATGACCACGACCTACTTCCTGGGCCGGCAGACGCTGCTGGTGACCGGTCGGTCGCCGATGGCGCGCTGGCGCAAGCTGCTGTTCGCGTTCCTGGCGCGCAACTCGCGCTCGCCGACGGCGTTCTTCAACCTGCCGCCCAACCGCGTCGTCGAGCTGGGCCTGCAGGTCGAGATCTGA
- a CDS encoding winged helix-turn-helix domain-containing protein — protein sequence MRRLLRATLTAHGFAVIEAATLAEARRALAERPAVIILDLGLPDGDGVELVRVVRADAATPVIVVSARDREADKIRALDAGADDYLTKPFGTGELLARIRVALRHAASAAGAPAADAVFEVGPFHLDLGRHEVTVGGAAVHLTPIEFKLLAQLLQHAGKVLTHRHLLREVWGPGAVEETHYLRVHMAALRRKVEADPGRARWLLTEPGVGYRMRDGDSG from the coding sequence ATGCGGCGGCTGCTGCGCGCCACGCTCACCGCCCACGGCTTCGCCGTGATCGAGGCGGCGACCTTGGCCGAGGCCCGGCGGGCCCTGGCCGAGCGCCCGGCGGTGATCATCCTCGATCTCGGCCTGCCCGACGGCGACGGCGTCGAGCTGGTGCGCGTGGTGCGCGCGGACGCGGCGACGCCGGTGATCGTCGTGTCGGCGCGCGACCGCGAGGCCGACAAGATCCGCGCGCTCGACGCCGGCGCCGACGACTACCTGACCAAGCCGTTCGGCACCGGCGAGCTCCTCGCGCGCATCCGCGTCGCGCTCCGCCACGCCGCCTCGGCCGCGGGCGCGCCGGCGGCGGACGCGGTGTTCGAGGTCGGGCCGTTCCACCTCGATCTCGGCCGCCACGAGGTCACCGTCGGCGGCGCCGCGGTCCACCTGACGCCGATCGAGTTCAAGCTGCTGGCCCAGCTGCTCCAGCACGCCGGCAAGGTGCTGACCCACCGCCACCTGCTGCGCGAGGTGTGGGGCCCCGGCGCGGTCGAGGAGACCCACTACCTGCGGGTCCACATGGCGGCGCTGCGCCGGAAGGTCGAGGCCGACCCCGGGCGCGCGCGCTGGCTCTTGACCGAGCCCGGCGTCGGCTACCGGATGCGCGATGGCGACAGCGGCTGA
- a CDS encoding DUF4118 domain-containing protein: MDPTPLTARGLRYGSAVAAVGVATAIGLVAHPELAVGDIGMLYLPAVMLAALGGRGPAVLAASLAVLAFDVCFVPPRFELVIENPRHGVTFAVMFAAGLTIATLAERLRGQAAIARQADLRAHTEELRSSLLSSVSHDLRTPLAIITAAATSAGDPAVPPAARAELLESVVVEARRLERMLANLLQLTRVETGIVPAREWVPLDELCGAALTRLEPVLGDRAVTVAVGELEVPVDPVLFELALVNLIENAVKHGAPPIAISARRVGDRVAIEVADHGRGVAAAERERVFEKFFRASSAPGAGLGLAVVRAIAVAHGGTVTADATAAGGARFVLELPATIAPGAPALAGGGP; this comes from the coding sequence GTGGACCCGACGCCACTTACCGCGCGCGGGTTGCGCTACGGCAGCGCGGTCGCGGCCGTCGGCGTCGCGACCGCGATCGGGCTGGTCGCGCACCCCGAGCTCGCCGTCGGCGACATCGGGATGCTCTACCTGCCGGCGGTGATGCTGGCGGCGCTGGGCGGGCGCGGGCCGGCGGTGCTGGCGGCGTCGCTCGCGGTGCTGGCGTTCGACGTGTGCTTCGTGCCGCCGCGGTTCGAGCTCGTGATCGAGAACCCGCGCCACGGCGTCACGTTCGCGGTCATGTTCGCCGCCGGGCTCACGATCGCGACCCTGGCCGAGCGCCTGCGCGGCCAGGCGGCGATCGCGCGGCAGGCCGACCTGCGGGCCCACACCGAGGAGCTGCGCAGCTCGCTCCTGTCGAGCGTGTCCCACGATCTGCGCACGCCGCTGGCGATCATCACCGCGGCCGCGACCTCGGCCGGCGACCCCGCGGTGCCGCCGGCCGCACGCGCCGAGCTGCTCGAGTCGGTCGTCGTCGAGGCCCGCCGGCTCGAGCGGATGCTCGCGAACCTGCTGCAGCTGACCCGGGTCGAGACCGGCATCGTGCCGGCGCGCGAGTGGGTGCCGCTCGACGAGCTGTGCGGGGCCGCGCTGACCCGGCTCGAGCCGGTGCTCGGCGATCGCGCGGTCACGGTCGCGGTCGGCGAGCTCGAGGTGCCGGTCGATCCGGTGCTGTTCGAGCTGGCGCTGGTCAACCTGATCGAGAACGCGGTCAAGCACGGCGCGCCGCCGATCGCGATCAGCGCGCGCCGCGTCGGCGATCGGGTCGCGATCGAGGTCGCCGATCACGGCCGCGGGGTCGCCGCGGCCGAGCGGGAGCGGGTGTTCGAGAAGTTCTTCCGCGCGTCGAGCGCGCCCGGGGCCGGGCTGGGGCTGGCGGTCGTGCGCGCGATCGCCGTGGCCCACGGCGGCACGGTCACGGCTGACGCGACCGCCGCCGGGGGCGCGCGGTTCGTGCTCGAGCTGCCGGCCACGATCGCGCCGGGCGCGCCGGCCCTGGCCGGAGGCGGGCCGTGA
- a CDS encoding PilT/PilU family type 4a pilus ATPase gives MPAIDQLFDLLLARGGSDLHLSPGYPPMLRVKGELIAGAERALTGAEITALTDEIISPAQRAHFASEHDLDFAYAYADKARFRGNFLEKTTGRGAVFRTIPSKILGLDALGVPAGVWRLADLTAGLVLVTGPTGSGKSTTLAAMIDHMNRTRRGHILTIEDPVEFVHQPRQCLITHKEVGVDVPSFLEAIRSAGRENADVILVGELRGAETMKLALQLASFGILILATVHTNSAAATIDRFVNAFPADQQPQIRGLLADSLAGIVAQQLLRRADGSGRVAAHEVLIGNMALASLVREGKTNQISSFIQGGQSEGMQGMDTTLAKLVAAGDVTPGDALDKAIDKDAFAKLPFVTGSLDGSTAGG, from the coding sequence ATGCCCGCCATCGATCAGCTGTTCGACCTCCTGCTCGCGCGCGGCGGCTCCGATCTGCACCTGTCGCCGGGCTACCCGCCGATGCTGCGCGTCAAGGGCGAGCTGATCGCCGGCGCCGAGCGCGCGCTCACCGGCGCCGAGATCACCGCGCTCACCGACGAGATCATCAGCCCGGCCCAGCGCGCCCACTTCGCCAGCGAGCACGATCTCGACTTCGCCTACGCCTACGCCGACAAGGCCCGCTTCCGCGGCAACTTCCTCGAGAAGACCACCGGGCGCGGCGCGGTCTTCCGGACCATCCCGTCGAAGATCCTCGGCCTCGACGCGCTCGGCGTCCCGGCCGGCGTCTGGCGCCTGGCCGACCTGACCGCCGGGCTGGTGCTGGTCACCGGGCCGACCGGCAGCGGCAAGTCGACGACGCTGGCGGCGATGATCGACCACATGAACCGCACCCGGCGGGGCCACATCCTGACGATCGAGGACCCGGTCGAGTTCGTGCACCAGCCGCGGCAGTGCCTGATCACCCACAAGGAGGTCGGCGTCGACGTGCCGTCATTCCTCGAGGCGATCCGCTCGGCCGGGCGCGAGAACGCCGACGTCATCCTCGTGGGCGAGCTCCGCGGCGCCGAGACCATGAAGCTGGCGTTGCAGCTCGCCAGCTTCGGCATCCTGATCCTCGCGACGGTGCACACCAACTCGGCCGCGGCCACGATCGATCGGTTCGTCAACGCGTTCCCGGCCGATCAGCAGCCGCAGATCCGCGGCCTCCTGGCCGACTCGCTGGCCGGCATCGTCGCGCAGCAGCTGCTGCGCCGGGCCGACGGCTCGGGCCGCGTCGCCGCGCACGAGGTGCTGATCGGCAACATGGCGCTGGCGTCGCTGGTCCGCGAGGGCAAGACCAACCAGATCAGCAGCTTCATCCAGGGCGGTCAGAGCGAGGGGATGCAGGGCATGGACACGACCCTGGCCAAGCTGGTGGCCGCGGGCGACGTGACGCCGGGCGACGCGCTCGACAAGGCCATCGACAAGGACGCGTTCGCCAAGCTGCCGTTCGTGACCGGCTCGCTCGACGGCTCCACCGCCGGCGGCTGA
- a CDS encoding PilT/PilU family type 4a pilus ATPase → MSQLAKLLEFLNREDVTEVVLATGRPVAVKSGGEYRPVSRAAISLGQLEALVADSPLAALIGQRGTATVTIDGRAVGVDVAVQGDDRIVRLSRAARPKTKTAAKTGSQTAARVRRPTKASVAVPRPAPAPADRPRMRVSQGDPGFVALVKSARDQKATDLHVAAERPAMARILGTLIPQGQALSAAAVERMLTPLLDDGQRAELINRGYIDAALEVTGAGRLRANIARVRGGWKGSFRLIALAPPTLEQLGLPKELARITTYHQGLVVIAGPNGHGKTTTLAALVDLINTSKAHHILTIEDPVEILHARKKSVVSQREVGAHTRSFAAALKASLREDPDVIVIGELRDRETVEIALTAAETGHLVMATMSTPSAAKTLDRLIDMFPPDDQQQVRSSLAAALKFVLSQRLLPTADGNGVVAAVELLTGVLPLAALIRDNKLFQVASLQQRGRAFGMIRMDDSLAELVRSGRVLEEVALRASENKRELANILHPAAAAAPPAASTTNPGNLKNRLGGFFKKGDG, encoded by the coding sequence GTGTCGCAGCTCGCCAAGCTCCTCGAGTTCCTGAACCGGGAGGACGTGACCGAGGTCGTGCTGGCGACCGGGCGCCCGGTCGCGGTCAAGAGCGGCGGCGAGTACCGACCCGTCAGCCGCGCCGCGATCAGCCTGGGGCAGCTCGAGGCGCTGGTCGCGGACTCGCCGCTGGCGGCGCTGATCGGCCAGCGCGGCACCGCCACGGTCACGATCGACGGCCGCGCCGTCGGCGTCGACGTCGCGGTCCAGGGCGACGATCGGATCGTCCGGCTGTCGCGCGCGGCCCGGCCCAAGACCAAGACCGCGGCCAAGACCGGCAGCCAGACCGCGGCCCGCGTCCGGCGGCCGACCAAGGCCTCGGTCGCGGTGCCGCGGCCGGCGCCGGCGCCGGCCGACCGGCCGCGCATGCGCGTCAGCCAGGGCGATCCGGGCTTCGTCGCGCTGGTGAAGTCTGCGCGCGATCAGAAGGCGACCGATCTACACGTGGCGGCCGAGCGCCCGGCCATGGCGCGCATCCTCGGCACGCTGATCCCGCAGGGCCAGGCGCTGTCGGCGGCCGCGGTCGAGCGCATGCTGACGCCGCTGCTCGACGACGGCCAGCGCGCCGAGCTGATCAACCGCGGCTACATCGACGCCGCCCTCGAGGTCACCGGCGCCGGGCGGCTGCGCGCCAACATCGCCCGGGTCCGCGGCGGCTGGAAGGGCAGCTTCCGGCTGATCGCCCTGGCGCCGCCGACGCTCGAGCAGCTCGGGCTGCCCAAGGAGCTGGCCCGGATCACCACGTACCACCAGGGCCTGGTCGTGATCGCCGGGCCCAACGGCCACGGCAAGACCACGACGCTGGCCGCGCTGGTCGATCTGATCAACACGTCGAAGGCCCACCACATCCTGACGATCGAGGATCCGGTCGAGATCCTCCACGCCCGCAAGAAGTCGGTGGTGTCGCAGCGCGAGGTCGGCGCCCACACCCGCAGCTTCGCGGCCGCGCTCAAGGCGTCGCTGCGCGAGGACCCCGACGTGATCGTGATCGGCGAGCTGCGCGATCGCGAGACCGTCGAGATCGCGCTGACCGCGGCCGAGACCGGCCACCTGGTGATGGCGACGATGTCGACCCCGTCGGCGGCCAAGACCCTCGACCGGCTGATCGACATGTTCCCGCCCGACGATCAGCAGCAGGTCCGCTCGAGCCTCGCGGCCGCGCTCAAGTTCGTGCTGTCGCAGCGGCTGTTGCCGACCGCCGACGGCAACGGCGTCGTGGCCGCGGTCGAGCTCCTGACCGGCGTGCTGCCGCTGGCCGCGCTGATCCGCGACAACAAGCTGTTCCAGGTGGCCAGCCTGCAGCAGCGCGGGCGCGCGTTCGGCATGATCCGCATGGACGACTCGCTGGCCGAGCTGGTGCGCTCGGGCCGCGTGCTCGAAGAGGTGGCGCTGCGCGCGTCCGAGAACAAGCGCGAGCTCGCCAACATCCTGCACCCGGCGGCGGCCGCGGCGCCGCCGGCGGCCTCGACCACCAACCCCGGCAACCTCAAGAACCGCCTCGGCGGGTTCTTCAAGAAGGGGGACGGCTGA